The following proteins come from a genomic window of Mustela lutreola isolate mMusLut2 chromosome 6, mMusLut2.pri, whole genome shotgun sequence:
- the H1-1 gene encoding histone H1.1 — MSETAPAAPATSAPPEKPAAVGKKAKKPAKAAATAKKSVGPSVSELLVQAVSSSKERSGVSLAALKKALAAAGYDVEKNNSRIKLGLKSLVSKGTLVQTKGTGASGSFKLNKKAASGEAKANPPKVAKAKVTGASKKPKKVTAATKKAVKTPKKAKKPAVAKKPSKSPKKPKKVAKSPAKAKAVKPKAAKAKVTKPKTAAKPKKAAPKKK; from the coding sequence ATGTCCGAGACAGCGCCTGCCGCTCCGGCCACCTCCGCTCCCCCCGAGAAGCCCGCGGCTGTCGGCAAGAAAGCCAAGAAGCCGGCTAAGGCAGCGGCCACCGCCAAGAAGTCCGTGGGCCCCTCGGTGTCGGAGCTGCTCGTGCAGGCGGTGTCCTCTTCAAAGGAGCGCAGCGGCGTGTCCCTGGCGGCGCTCAAGAAGGCGCTGGCGGCCGCCGGCTACGACGTGGAGAAGAACAACAGCCGCATCAAGCTGGGCCTCAAGAGCCTGGTGAGCAAGGGCACCCTGGTGCAGACCAAGGGCACCGGCGCCTCGGGCTCCTTCAAGCTCAACAAGAAGGCCGCCTCCGGAGAGGCCAAGGCCAACCCACCAAAAGTGGCGAAAGCCAAGGTGACGGGCGCTTCTAAGAAACCTAAAAAGGTCACAGCGGCTACTAAAAAGGCGGTCAAGACTCCGAAAAAGGCCAAAAAGCCGGCTGTGGCCAAGAAGCCGTCCAAGAGTCCCAAGAAGCCCAAGAAAGTAGCCAAGAGCCCCGCCAAAGCCAAGGCTGTGAAGCCCAAAGCGGCCAAGGCGAAGGTGACCAAGCCAAAGACGGCTGCGAAGCCCAAAAAGGCCGCACCCAAGAAAAAGTAG